From Macadamia integrifolia cultivar HAES 741 unplaced genomic scaffold, SCU_Mint_v3 scaffold46, whole genome shotgun sequence, a single genomic window includes:
- the LOC122068824 gene encoding uncharacterized protein LOC122068824, translated as MLNRSSSSSSFASCFRSTTLPMDLDPSTTEPLPLPLPLPPPPPRTSGTANLSTCVYNTDLGVFVLTWCRNVIGRALHIDLRLDDHDEDVSFRLPVKPFLLWRRYGSKIFNLSNPTRKVEIFWDLTKVKFNSGPEPQSGFYVAVVIDGEMILLVGDSYNQAYSKTRARKPERTQVLILRREHVVGKKYYTTKARFGGKIRCISIDCRGCSGDEPSLFFCIDGKCVLQVKRLKWKFRGNERTEMDGVPIQVSWDVYNWLFDDANNGHAVFMFRFEKMDELEEGVVGLPQQQPHGFGMNGFEWKKIKKSLLKTRSSSSSSMSSASSGCSSSVMEWASTEETELQSPYGFSLLVYAWKS; from the coding sequence ATGTTAAATcgttcctcctcctcttcttcctttgcttcttGCTTCCGCTCCACCACTCTCCCAATGGATCTCGACCCATCAACGACGGAgccgctgccgctgccgctgccgctgccgcCGCCTCCGCCGCGCACCTCCGGCACGGCCAACCTCAGCACATGTGTCTACAACACTGACTTGGGCGTTTTCGTTCTCACCTGGTGCCGCAACGTCATTGGCAGAGCTCTCCATATCGACCTCCGCTTGGATGACCATGATGAGGATGTCTCTTTTCGCCTACCCGTTAAGCCCTTTCTCTTATGGCGCAGATATGGTTCGAAGATATTCAATCTGAGTAACCCAACTAGGAAGGTTGAAATTTTCTGGGATCTCACCAAAGTCAAATTCAATTCAGGCCCAGAACCCCAATCTGGGTTTTACGTTGCCGTTGTTATTGATGGCGAGATGATTCTTCTGGTCGGTGATTCCTACAACCAAGCTTATAGCAAAACCAGAGCAAGGAAGCCAGAGAGAACCCAAGTTTTGATTTTGAGGAGAGAACATGTTGtgggaaaaaaatattacacAACGAAAGCAAGATTTGGGGGTAAGATCAGATGTATCTCCATTGATTGCAGGGGGTGTTCAGGGGATGAGCCCAGTCTCTTTTTCTGCATCGATGGAAAGTGTGTTTTGCAGGTGAAACGATTGAAGTGGAAGTTCAGAGGGAACGAGAGGACTGAAATGGATGGTGTCCCAATTCAGGTTTCGTGGGATGTTTATAATTGGTTGTTCGATGATGCTAATAATGGACATGCTGTGTTCATGTTCAGATTTGAGAAAATGGACGAATTGGAAGAAGGGGTTGTTGGGTTACCGCAGCAACAGCCCCATGGGTTTGGAATGAATGGGTTCGAgtggaagaagataaagaagagtCTATTAAAGACAAGGAGCTCGTCGTCGTCGTCAATGTCTTCAGCTTCGTCTGGTTGCAGTTCTTCTGTGATGGAGTGGGCTAGTACAGAAGAGACCGAGTTGCAGAGCCCATATGGGTTTTCATTGCTGGTTTATGCTTGGAAAAGCTGA